A region of Colletotrichum higginsianum IMI 349063 chromosome 10, whole genome shotgun sequence DNA encodes the following proteins:
- a CDS encoding Enoyl-CoA hydratase/isomerase — MAQKPAFATPPPAVPEVDISFPRPHVLLITLNRPRHLNSIPSELHYTLASLYDWYDAEPSLRCAVLTGTGRAFCAGADLKEWNVRNTSGKPPTPSSVGADPTPAVVTPSDALGNPGDKWRPSAGFGGLSNRGGKKPVIAAVNGLCLGGGMEMIINADLVYASTKAKFGLPEVTIGVIAVAGALPRLIKSVGRQRASEMALLGRSDYTPEQMLAWGLVNQVVPPDSLMETALSAAEAIARNSPDSVIVSREGLKSGWEPMGPGEATAVVDQGIYRLMEAGENMTEGVKSFVEKRKPVYKDSKL; from the coding sequence ATGGCCCAGAAGCCAGCCTTCgcaacccctcccccggctGTCCCGGAGGTCGACATCTCCTTTCCCCGGCCCCACGTCCTCCTCATCACCCTCAACCGGCCCCGACACCTCAACTCCATCCCCTCGGAGCTCCATTACACCCTCGCGAGCCTCTACGACTGGTACGACGCCGAGCCGTCCCTCCGCTGCGCCGTCCtcaccggcaccggccgcGCCTtctgcgccggcgccgacctgAAGGAGTGGAACGTCCGCAACACGTCCGGcaagccgccgacgccgtcctccgtcggcgccgacccgacccccgccgtcgtcacgcCCTCCGACGCCCTGGGCAACCCGGGCGATAAGTGGCGCCCGTCGGCCGGCTTCGGGGGCCTGTCGAACCGCGGCGGCAAGAAGCCCGTCATCGCGGCCGTGAACGGGCTCtgcctgggcggcggcatggagATGATCATCAACGCCGACCTGGTGTACGCCTCGACCAAGGCCAAGTTCGGGCTGCCCGAGGTCaccatcggcgtcatcgccgtcgcgggcgcCCTGCCGAGGCTCATCAAGTCCGTCGGCCGGCAGCGGGCGTCCGAGATGGCCCTTTTGGGCCGCTCCGACTACACGCCCGAGCAGATGCTCGCCTGGGGCCTCGTGAACCAGGTCGTGCCGCCGGACTCGCTGATGGAGACGGCGCTgagcgccgccgaggcgaTCGCGCGGAACTCGCCCGACTCGGTCATCGTCTCGAGGGAAGGGCTCAAGAGCGGGTGGGAGCCGATGGGCCCCGgggaggcgacggcggtggtcGACCAGGGCATCTACCGTCTGATGGAGGCCGGGGAGAATATGACGGAGGGGGTCAAGAGTTTCGtcgagaagaggaagccCGTTTACAAGGACAGCAAGTTGTAG
- a CDS encoding WD domain-containing protein codes for MANIIHSFGSGSFRSLFLLFLIHATLISASPTPSNTLTKRAKIETPEFGKDYNGRVEKGRYLRDLFPLSNEETAKKNKGVSLASPFQDPAAVAQNGWLIYIFRYPFDQKNALAPSYGNVLDKAFEDKDLPVKKTEAAVYRYWHNKNFIKDDDYEEPTKAMYSNVVVPASGAFIFDQNKSPTYSKGELKKGVVPDLDTLSDIAYFQWLDGCESKKIDPKGLKVVFRSHVSHKGTYDIVVQALKDAKFENVPGWDKKAVFSMDSREGQAILGTVQGSGTAWMLIQHKEALGLKKITEVAVFGHGNGFDFNKDPAKEYTNLNLRFTIKDV; via the exons ATGGCTAATATTATTCACTCTTTTGGAAGTGGGAGCTTCCGTTctttgttcttgttgtttTTGATCCACGCAACCCTGATCAGCGCCTCACCTACGCCCAGCAACACCCTCACCAAGCGAGCAAAAATAGAGACTCCCGAGTTTGGTAAAGACTACAACGGCCGTGTGGAAAAGGGCCGATATCTCAGGGACCTGTTCCCTCTCAGCAACGAAGAGACGGCAAAGAAAAACAAAGGGGTTTCCCTCGCGAGCCCGTTCCAGGACCCAGCCGCTGTGGCCCAAAACGGCTGGCTAATATACATCTTTCGGTACCCCTTCGATCAGAAGAATGCACTCGCTCCTTCCTACGGCAACGTCCTCGACAAAGCCTTCGAGGATAAGGATCTTCCAGTAAAGAAGACGGAAGCCGCTGTGTACCGCTACTGGCACAACAAAAACTTCATCAAAGATGATGACTATGAAGAA CCTACGAAAGCTATGTACTCGAACGTGGTGGTTCCAGCCTCCGGGGCCTTCATTTTCGACCAAAACAAGAGTCCTACGTATTCAAAGGGCGAACTTAAAAAAGGGGTTGTTCCGGACTTGGACACGCTATCCGATATTGCCTACTTCCAGTGGCTAGACGGCTGTGAGTCGAAAAAGATTGACCCGAAAGGCCTCAAAGTCGTCTTCCGATCTCATGTTTCCCACAAGGGAACATACGACATTGTTGTACAGGCTTTAAAAGACGCGAAATTTGAAAATGTTCCAGGCTGGGACAAGAAAGCGGTGTTTTCAATGGACAGCCGGGAGGGCCAAGCTATTCTTGGGACTGTGCAAGGCAGCGGGACGGCCTGGATGCTCATCCAGCACAAGGAGGCTCTCGGCTTGAAAAAGATCACCGAAGTCGCAGTGTTTGGACATGGCAACGGCTTCGACTTCAACAAAGATCCCGCCAAAGAATACACGAACCTGAATCTAAGGTTTACCATTAAAGACGTTTAG
- a CDS encoding Uridine permease: MDTATTTGRPGQAHSSKWRYWADKLAVESEPGLTSAQLMLTNYDLKPRTSVEPERRQWGPWNFVAFWVADSFNVNTWMISSSMIVSGLSWWQSWLCVWIGYAIAGAFICLTGRIGAVYHIGFPVVNRSSFGIWGSLWPVFNRAAMACIWYGVQAYIGGHCVYLMIRSIWKSWDRNEIPNTFPEDSGTRTADWVSFFIFWLCSLPAIWFPVHKIRHLFTVKSYVVPCAGVAFLVWAVVRAGGVGPIVRQPAKLQGSALAWEFVKGVMSSIANFATLIVNDPDFSRFAGKPRDALWSQLITIPVGFALTSFIGIMVSSSSTVIYGEEIWDPLDLLERFIDDGGSAQRFGVFVIAASFALAQLGTNIAANSVSAGTDMTALLPRWISIRRGGYICAAVGLAMCPYTLLTSSNQFTTYLSSYSVFLSSIAGVMCSDYYLVRRGYLEIKELYDARKTGPYYFTYGFHWRGYVAYVAGILINVVGFAGAIGRDVPAAATYIYNLNFFGGFIVSSGVYWGLCKLSPIPACSDRWMEVGDEIDDVRVAYGADSQDFDEEAVTGYSKGMDDGAKRI, encoded by the exons ATGGACACCGCAACGACCACAGGCCGGCCGGGCCAGGCCCACTCTTCGAAATGGCGGTACTGGGCCGACAAGCTCGCGGTCGAGTCGGAGCCCGGGCTGACGAGCGCGCAACTGATG CTGACGAACTATGACCTGAAACC ACGAACCAGCGTCGAGCCCGAGAGACGCCAATGGGGCCCCTGGAACTTCGTGGCCTTCTGGGTTGCCGACTCGTTCAACGTCAACACGTGGATGATATCGTCGTCCATGATCGTCAGCGGGCTCTCGTGGTGGCAGTCGTGGCTGTGCGTCTGGATCGGctacgccatcgccggcgccttcaTCTGCCTGACGGGccgcatcggcgccgtctacCACATCGGCTTCCCCGTCGTGAACCGGTCCTCGTTCGGCATCTGGGGCAGTCTGTGGCCCGTCTTCAACCGCGCGGCCATGG CGTGTATTTGGTACGGCGTGCAGGCCTACATCGGAGGCCACTGCGTCTATCTCATGATCCGGTCCATCTGGAAGTCCTGG GACCGCAACGAGATCCCCAACACGTTCCCCGAGGACTCGGGCACGCGCACCGCCGACTGGgtctccttcttcatcttctggCTCTGCTCGCTGCCGGCCATCTGGTTCCCCGTCCACAAGATCCGCCACCTGTTCACCGTCAAGTCCTACGTCGTCCCctgcgccggcgtcgccttTCTCGTCTGGgccgtcgtccgcgccggcggcgtcggccccATCGTCCGGCAGCCGGCCAAGCTGCAGGGCAGCGCGCTCGCGTGGGAGTTCGTCAAGGGCGTCATGTCGTCCATCGCCAACTTCGCCACGCTCATCGTCAACGACCCGGACTTCTCGCGCTTCGCCGGCAAGCCCCGCGACGCGCTGTGGTCCCAGCTCATCACGATCCCCGTCGGCTTCGCGCTGACGTCCTTCATCGGCATCATggtctcgtcctcgtcgaccgtcATCTACGGCGAGGAGATCTGGGACCcgctcgacctgctcgagcggttcatcgacgacggcggctcgGCCCAGCGcttcggcgtcttcgtcatcgccgcctccttcgccctcgcccagctcggcaccaacatcgccgccaactccgtctcggccggcaCCGACATGACGGCCCTGCTGCCCCGGTGGATCAGCATCCGCCGCGGCGGGTACAtctgcgccgccgtcggcctcgccatgTGCCCGTACACGCTGCTCACCTCGTCCAACCAGTTCACCACCTACCTGTCGTCCTACAGCGTGTTCCTCAgctccatcgccggcgtcatgtgctcCGACTACTacctcgtccgccgcggGTACCTCGAAATCAAGGAGCTGTACGACGCGCGCAAGACGGGGCCCTACTACTTCACCTACGGCTTCCACTGGCGCGGCTACGTCGCCtacgtcgccggcatcctcatcaacgtcgtcgggttcgccggcgccatcggccgCGACGTGCCCGCGGCGGCCACCTACATCTACAACCTCAACTTCTTTGGCGGCTTCATCGTCTCGAGCGGCGTCTACTGGGGCCTCTGCAAGCTGTCGCCGATCCCGGCCTGCAGCGACAGGTGGATGGAGGTCGGAGACGAGatcgacgacgtccgcgTTGCCTACGGCGCCGACAGCCAGGACtttgacgaggaggccgtcacTGGTTACTCCAAGGGTATGGATGATGGAGCGAAGCGGATTTGA